In one Umezawaea sp. Da 62-37 genomic region, the following are encoded:
- a CDS encoding phospholipase A2: MVDAPANDSGGWPGLRLLSRFPTWFRFLVVTLVVFVCGVIASRPAGATDDRPLSGEVAAAAKAVQAMTHPSRTHDPLDDFPADFGQVQGRSPMVVRTADGSLRAFHPDGECSGPAGETEWDFSLACKAHDLGYDLLRYAESKGQPLGPDARRDVDAQLSRDMQARCHENPRGSESQCRAVAQLYAGGLGFNSWRQRWGPPGHEPVLAWGFGSAMVVFLLLARLPGRRRKETAPAEFEPRPASQDRYATFLRLASLGLVVLGQSVLTVMHWAGVSANWLWLLTWALQAVTVFFFAGGHANLLSWQEVQADHGGYGRYLSSRISWLLRPVLGFVLAWLVLPLPLELLDVPKVRVEAFGRLIAYPLWFLGVYLVAVAVTPLMAWLHGRLRLGTPLALVVVMVSVDGVRAVFDWRTGGYLNLLLGAVFLQQLGFFYADGSLRRISRKVLGVVASLTVPVLLALITYGGYPRTMMALPGEASSNLSPPTVCLLVLAIGQICLVALLRDRTSTWLAGTRQWNVVAFARAAPMTVYLGYLTVLAAVVGVLGLLDAPDAAAFTVADWLARPRWLAVLVLLLMPVLLLFHRFERHASLFPGARWTTAESHRSRLAATLGVAFGALGVLGFVATGFAGTSATLIVLQVDPLQNLVHLLLGWYLLHTARAGTCHGRRSWLLAAMACVPPLLVLEPNTLGVVLHVATIVLALMAAVSKQHPSDKAEHRQPQEALV; encoded by the coding sequence ATGGTTGACGCACCGGCAAACGACAGTGGCGGGTGGCCGGGTCTCCGGCTCCTGTCCCGCTTTCCCACGTGGTTCCGCTTCCTGGTGGTGACGCTCGTCGTCTTCGTCTGCGGCGTGATCGCCTCCCGACCCGCGGGCGCGACGGACGACCGCCCGCTCAGCGGCGAGGTGGCCGCGGCGGCGAAGGCCGTGCAGGCCATGACGCACCCGAGCCGAACGCACGACCCCCTCGACGACTTCCCCGCGGATTTCGGCCAGGTGCAGGGGCGCAGCCCGATGGTGGTGCGGACCGCCGACGGATCGCTGAGGGCGTTCCACCCGGACGGCGAGTGCTCCGGGCCCGCGGGCGAGACCGAATGGGACTTCAGCCTCGCGTGCAAGGCGCACGACCTCGGTTACGACCTCCTGCGCTACGCCGAGAGCAAGGGCCAGCCGCTGGGTCCGGACGCGCGCCGGGACGTCGACGCGCAGCTGTCCAGGGACATGCAGGCCCGGTGCCACGAGAACCCGCGCGGTTCGGAGTCGCAGTGCCGGGCGGTGGCCCAGCTCTACGCGGGCGGGCTCGGGTTCAACTCGTGGCGGCAGCGGTGGGGGCCACCGGGGCACGAACCGGTGCTCGCCTGGGGGTTCGGCAGCGCGATGGTCGTCTTCCTGCTGCTGGCCCGGCTTCCGGGGCGGCGCCGCAAGGAGACCGCGCCCGCGGAGTTCGAGCCGCGCCCCGCCTCGCAGGACCGGTACGCGACGTTCCTGCGGCTGGCGAGCCTGGGACTGGTGGTGCTCGGCCAGTCCGTGCTCACGGTCATGCACTGGGCCGGGGTGAGCGCGAACTGGCTGTGGCTGCTCACCTGGGCGCTCCAGGCCGTCACGGTCTTCTTCTTCGCGGGCGGCCACGCGAACCTGTTGAGCTGGCAGGAGGTGCAGGCCGACCACGGCGGGTACGGGCGGTACCTGTCCAGCCGGATCTCGTGGCTGCTGCGGCCGGTGCTGGGGTTCGTGCTGGCCTGGCTCGTCCTCCCCCTCCCCCTGGAACTGCTGGACGTGCCGAAGGTGCGCGTGGAGGCGTTCGGCAGGCTGATCGCGTACCCGCTGTGGTTCCTCGGCGTGTACCTGGTCGCGGTGGCGGTGACGCCGCTGATGGCGTGGCTGCACGGCAGGCTGCGCCTCGGCACGCCGTTGGCGCTGGTGGTGGTCATGGTGTCGGTGGACGGCGTCCGGGCGGTCTTCGACTGGCGCACCGGCGGCTACCTGAACCTGCTGCTCGGCGCGGTGTTCCTCCAGCAGTTGGGCTTCTTCTACGCCGACGGCAGCCTCCGGCGGATCTCCCGCAAGGTCCTCGGCGTGGTGGCGTCGCTGACCGTGCCCGTGCTGCTGGCGCTGATCACCTACGGCGGCTACCCGCGCACGATGATGGCGCTGCCCGGCGAGGCGTCGTCGAACCTGAGCCCGCCCACGGTGTGCCTGCTGGTGCTGGCGATCGGGCAGATCTGCCTGGTGGCCCTGCTGCGCGACCGCACCTCAACCTGGCTGGCGGGCACCCGGCAGTGGAACGTCGTCGCGTTCGCGCGCGCCGCCCCGATGACCGTGTACCTGGGCTACCTGACCGTCCTCGCCGCCGTGGTCGGCGTGCTCGGGCTGCTCGACGCGCCGGACGCCGCCGCGTTCACGGTGGCCGACTGGCTGGCCCGGCCCCGGTGGCTGGCCGTGCTGGTGCTGCTGCTGATGCCGGTCCTGCTGCTGTTCCACCGGTTCGAGCGGCACGCGTCGCTGTTCCCCGGCGCCCGCTGGACGACGGCGGAGTCGCACCGGTCCCGGCTCGCCGCCACGCTCGGGGTCGCGTTCGGGGCGCTCGGGGTGCTGGGTTTCGTCGCGACCGGGTTCGCCGGGACCAGCGCCACGCTGATCGTGCTCCAGGTCGACCCGCTGCAGAACCTCGTCCACCTGCTGCTGGGCTGGTACCTGCTGCACACCGCGCGGGCGGGCACCTGCCACGGCCGCCGTTCGTGGCTGCTGGCCGCGATGGCGTGCGTGCCGCCGCTGCTCGTGCTGGAGCCGAACACCCTCGGCGTCGTCCTGCACGTGGCGACGATCGTGCTGGCGCTGATGGCCGCCGTGTCGAAGCAGCACCCAAGTGACAAGGCCGAACACCGGCAGCCACAGGAGGCGCTGGTGTAG
- a CDS encoding TetR/AcrR family transcriptional regulator yields MADVSPTEAAKPNRREQILTAAAELFARHGFHGVGIDDIGAAVGISGPALYRHFRSKDAMLGEMLTSISERLLDGGLARVDASNGPEDALRALVGWHVDFALDDPALITVQIRNLANLTDPDRRRVRALQRRYVEVWVDTIRRTVREVDEPTARAAAHAVFGLINSTPHSAHLDRDQMAALLSRMALASVTTAGVLEADASPVV; encoded by the coding sequence ATGGCCGACGTGTCGCCAACCGAGGCCGCGAAGCCGAACCGCCGCGAGCAGATCCTGACCGCCGCCGCGGAGCTGTTCGCCCGCCACGGCTTCCACGGGGTGGGGATCGACGACATCGGCGCCGCCGTGGGCATCTCCGGTCCCGCGCTGTACCGGCACTTCCGGAGCAAGGACGCGATGCTCGGGGAGATGCTGACCTCGATCAGCGAGCGGCTGCTGGACGGCGGCCTGGCGCGGGTCGACGCCTCCAACGGGCCCGAGGACGCGCTGCGGGCGCTCGTGGGGTGGCACGTGGACTTCGCGCTGGACGACCCGGCGCTCATCACCGTGCAGATCCGGAACCTCGCCAACCTGACCGACCCCGACCGGCGGCGGGTCCGCGCCCTTCAGCGCCGGTACGTCGAGGTCTGGGTGGACACGATCCGGCGGACCGTGCGGGAGGTCGACGAGCCGACCGCGCGGGCGGCGGCCCACGCGGTGTTCGGTCTGATCAACTCCACGCCGCACAGCGCGCACCTCGACCGCGATCAGATGGCGGCCCTGCTGTCCCGGATGGCGCTGGCGTCGGTCACCACGGCGGGCGTCCTGGAGGCGGACGCCTCGCCCGTCGTCTAG
- a CDS encoding alpha/beta hydrolase: MAKTIAFLTALLVLTPPMTSWAGGDTRVQALPALADDVRVLRFDPHGRGRLVAALGDPLRARHIAVVVPGSDVDVPRFGGVLAMARAVHEAAGRPDDLAVVAWLGYDTPEGVGVDAATGRLARAGAESLAGFVRDLPPAADVHLLCHSYGSVVCALAAPHLDVADIVFTGSPGVRAGSVAELGTSARVWAARASGDWMKWVPKARLWDLGHGTDPTSGAFGARVFDAGEGGHDDYYRAGGAALRTMARIVVGDAR; this comes from the coding sequence ATGGCCAAGACGATCGCGTTCCTCACCGCCCTGCTCGTCCTCACCCCGCCGATGACCTCGTGGGCCGGTGGCGACACCCGCGTCCAGGCGCTGCCCGCGTTGGCGGACGACGTGCGGGTGCTGCGCTTCGACCCGCACGGCAGGGGAAGGCTGGTGGCCGCGTTGGGGGATCCGCTGCGCGCCAGGCACATCGCGGTGGTGGTGCCGGGGTCCGATGTGGACGTTCCCCGGTTCGGCGGGGTGCTCGCGATGGCGCGGGCGGTGCACGAGGCGGCGGGGCGGCCGGACGACCTCGCGGTCGTGGCGTGGCTCGGCTACGACACCCCGGAGGGCGTGGGCGTGGACGCGGCGACCGGGCGGCTGGCCCGTGCGGGCGCGGAGTCGCTGGCCGGGTTCGTGCGGGACCTGCCCCCGGCGGCGGACGTCCACCTGCTGTGCCACAGCTACGGGTCCGTCGTCTGCGCGCTGGCCGCGCCGCACCTCGACGTGGCCGACATCGTGTTCACCGGCAGCCCCGGCGTGCGCGCCGGGTCGGTCGCCGAACTCGGGACGAGCGCGCGGGTGTGGGCGGCGAGGGCGTCCGGCGACTGGATGAAGTGGGTGCCCAAGGCGCGGCTGTGGGACCTCGGCCACGGCACCGACCCGACCAGCGGGGCGTTCGGGGCGCGGGTGTTCGACGCGGGCGAGGGCGGGCACGACGACTACTACCGCGCGGGCGGCGCCGCGCTGCGGACGATGGCGCGGATCGTGGTCGGGGACGCGCGATGA